The following coding sequences are from one Lolium rigidum isolate FL_2022 chromosome 6, APGP_CSIRO_Lrig_0.1, whole genome shotgun sequence window:
- the LOC124667944 gene encoding anthocyanidin 5,3-O-glucosyltransferase-like, with the protein MVELAKLFLHRGHAVIIAVVNPPDKDAVSADVVARLAAANPAITFRLLLAPSSSDEEEHFSSPILKTIDVLRRANAELRELLRALPAVDALVVDMFCVDALDVAADLAIPAYFLYASSVGDLAVMFHLPYYYPAAPSSFKDMGTTPLHFPGVPPIRALDMSTTMLDRESDIAKERLRQYTRMPEARGFLANSFDWLESRALEALRHGVCTPGRSTPPVYCIGPLVLPAQTSGERHPCLQWLDAQPERSVVFLCFGSLGTFSAAQLGEVARGLEKSGHRFLWVVRNPPEHKDESVLEGLLPEGFLEKTADRGFVVKNWAPQAEVLQHGAVGAFVTHCGWNSVLEGIVSGVPMICWPLYAEQRMNKVHVVEEMKVEVAMEGYEKEIVKAEEVEAKVRLVMASEEGNKLRKRLSVAKKMAADALKKGGSSDMAFEEFLRD; encoded by the exons ATGGTGGAGCTGGCCAAGCTCTTCCTCCACCGCGGCCACGccgtcatcatcgccgtcgtgaaCCCGCCCGACAAGGACGCCGTGTCCGCCGACGTGGTagcccgcctcgccgccgccaatcccgccATCACGttccgcctcctcctcgcgccgtcttcttccgacgaggaggagcatTTCTCCAGCccgattctgaaaaccatcgacgTGCTTCGCCGCGCCAACGCTGAGCTACGAGAGCTCCTCCGCGCGCTCCCCgccgtcgacgccctcgtggtcgACATGTTCTGCGTCGACGCGCTTGATGTCGCCGCCGACCTCGCCATCCCCGCCTACTTCCTCTACGCGTCCTCGGTCGGCGACCTCGCCGTCATGTTCCACCTCCCATACTACTACCCCGCCGCCCCTTCGTCGTTCAAGGACATGGGCACGACCCCGCTCCACTTCCCCGGCGTGCCGCCCATCCGTGCGTTGGACATGTCCACCACGATGCTGGACCGGGAGAGCGACATCGCCAAGGAACGGCTGCGCCAGTACACGCGGATGCCCGAAGCGCGAGGCTTCCTCGCCAACAGCTTCGATTGGCTGGAGTCGAGGGCTCTCGAAGCACTCAGGCACGGCGTCTGCACCCCTGGCCGCTCGACGCCGCCAGTCTACTGCATTGGCCCGCTGGTCCTTCCTGCACAAACGTCCGGTGAGAGACACCCGTGCCTCCAGTG gcttgaCGCGCAGCCGGAGCGGAGTGTGGTATTCCTCTGCTTCGGCAGCTTGGGCACCTTCTCCGCCGCGCAGCTAGGAGAGGTGGCTCGTGGGTTAGAAAAATCTGGCCACAGGTTCTTGTGGGTGGTGCGCAACCCACCGGAGCACAAGGACGAGTCCGTCTTGGAAGGGTTGCTTCCAGAAGGTTTCTTAGAGAAGACGGCTGATAGAGGGTTCGTGGTGAAGAACTGGGCGCCACAAGCCGAGGTGTTGCAACACGGAGCCGTTGGTGCGTTCGTGACACACTGTGGGTGGAACTCGGTGCTCGAGGGGATCGTCTCTGGTGTGCCGATGATCTGCTGGCCATTGTACGCAGAGCAGAGGATGAACAAGGTGCACGTGGTGGAGGAGATGAAAGTCGAGGTGGCGATGGAGGGCTATGAGAAAGAAATTGTGAAGGCAGAGGAGGTGGAGGCGAAGGTGAGGCTGGTGATGGCGTCTGAGGAAGGGAACAAACTCAGAAAAAGGCTCTCGGTAGCCAAGAAGATGGCGGCCGACGCCCTGAAGAAAGGCGGGTCGTCTGACATGGCTTTTGAAGAGTTTCTGCGGGACTAG